The following proteins are encoded in a genomic region of Drosophila miranda strain MSH22 chromosome 4, D.miranda_PacBio2.1, whole genome shotgun sequence:
- the LOC108162003 gene encoding transmembrane protein 189: MAGKSDKEILANSMYEDDPNGNSAPATTKDQESDQRPEVLKATNVAPPSAAPRWGPQNKGAQELASLYSPGKRAQEIICVYTCIGLMIINLILIVRHMRLERISVAIVSALCGIITADFASGLVHWAADTWGSVDLPLIGRNFLRPFREHHLDPTSITRHDFIETNGDNFMVGIPILGYLAHYFYIRSPSEIQLHFGWIAYVFLCSIFVAMTNQIHKWSHTYWGLPRWVLLLQSCHIILPRKHHRIHHVAPHETYFCITTGWLNWPLERIRFWSTFELVIEHFTGLKPRDDDMKWAKKLT, from the exons ATGGCGGGTAAGAGCGACAAGGAAATTCTGGCCAACTCCATGTACGAGGATGATCCCAATGGCAATTCAGCGCCAGCCACAACCAAGGACCAAGAATCCGATCAGAGGCCGGAGGTACTCAAAGCGACCAATGTGGCTCCCCCATCGGCGGCGCCACGTTGGGGACCACAGAACAAGGGCGCCCAGGAGCTGGCCTCTTTGTACAGTCCAG GAAAGCGGGCCCAGGAAATCATTTGCGTGTACACCTGCATAGGCCTCATGATCATCAATCTGATACTGATTGTCCGGCACATGCGACTGGAGAGGATTAGTGTGGCCATTGTGTCCGCATTGTGTGGCATCATAACAGCAGACTTTGCTTCTGGTCTGGTCCACTGGGCAGCAGATACCTGGGGTTCTGTGGATTTGCCCCTAATTGGCAGG AATTTCCTGCGTCCGTTTCGCGAGCATCACTTGGATCCCACATCCATAACGCGCCACGATTTCATTGAAACGAATGGTGACAATTTTATGGTTGGAATACCCATTCTTGGGTATTTGGCGCACTATTTCTACATTCGATCGCCCAGCGAGATTCAGCTACATTTTGGCTGGATAGCCTATGTATTTCTTTGCTCCATATTTGTGGCCATGACAAATCAG ATTCACAAATGGTCACATACCTACTGGGGTCTGCCACGGTGGGTTCTGTTACTGCAAAGCTGTCACATTATTCTGCCAAGGAAGCATCATCGTATACATCATGTGGCACCGCATGAGACGTACTTTTGCATAACCACGGGATGGTTGAATTGGCCGCTGGAACGTATAAG ATTCTGGTCTACTTTTGAGCTTGTTATTGAGCATTTTACGGGCCTAAAGCCACGCGACGATGATATGAAATGGGCCAAGAAACTTACATAG
- the LOC108162004 gene encoding 28S ribosomal protein S18b, mitochondrial — protein MLPIARGIYYGLASITRNSRGALHTASAFRCKAETAAATENEAEAVDGEEDPKSSGPDPKDRTQVIPVETSIRYLKSVAYKQTYGDDFVWSQYRRNHKGMYAPRKTRKTCIRQGKISTGNPCPICRDEYLVLDYRNTELLEQFISPHNGEVLSYSKTGLCQKSHLRLRVAVEQARDSGLITYDVPFREYDYNEFYGQQKS, from the exons ATGTTGCCCATTGCGCGAGGGATATACTATGGTTTGGCTAGCATAACGCGCAACAGCCGGGGAGCTTTGCATACAGCCAGCGCCTTCAGATGCAAggcagaaacagcagcagcaacggaaAATGAAGCGGAGGCGGTCGATGGCGAAGAGGACCCAAAGAGCTCTGGTCCGGACCCCAAAGATCGCACCCAAGTGATACCTGTGGAAACATCAATACGTTATCTGAAGAGTGTCGCGTATAAGCAGACCTATGGCGACGATTTCGTGTGGTCTCAATATCG GCGCAACCACAAGGGCATGTATGCGCCGCGCAAGACCCGCAAGACTTGCATTCGCCAGGGAAAAATATCCACCGGTAATCCTTGTCCCATTTGTCGAGATGAGTATCTCGTCCTGGATTACCGCAACACGGAACTGCTGGAGCAGTTCATTTCGCCGCACAATGGAGAGGTCCTTAGCTACTCGAAGACTGGTCTATGCCAGAAGAGTCATTTGCGTTTGAGGGTGGCGGTGGAGCAGGCCCGGGATTCTGGCCTCATAACCTACGATGTGCCATTCAGAGAGTATGACTACAACGAGTTCTATGGCCAGCAAAAGTCCTAA
- the LOC108162001 gene encoding pyridine nucleotide-disulfide oxidoreductase domain-containing protein 1: MSRDCNFLVVGGGIAGVSCAETLAICCPSSSILLLTESSIVKSVTNLVPVARYLHKFDVREKDVNEIGASIATIVDQLEYINSREHWARTKTGVILKYRYICVCTGGAPKLFNSGHAESRIIGIRDTDSVLELQKRLLTAKDVLILGNGGIASELAYELKDVNVHWVVKDSHISATFVDPGAAEFFQLARSELEEPTITETAIKRMRYGELTPPDNKESKQGAALGPDWHSNYDLSGGSKDAGKVLPKMYYKSNIADYHMLPEEGRLSIQLSHDDGSTEKLTCDFIVSATGVQPRHEFATDFPPKLADDGGLSVDEMMRTNLPDVYAAGDVCSAAWEPAPHWFQMRLWTQARQMGSMAGRSMSAAFEGEIIYQDFCFELFGHVTQLFGYPIVLLGRFNGQGLGRDYELLVRCTRNKEYIKFVLQNGRLRGAILIGDTDLAETCENLILNGIDLEPYGDDILNPDIDIEDYFD, translated from the coding sequence ATGTCGCGCGACTGCAACTTCTTGGTCGTTGGCGGTGGGATTGCTGGCGTTAGTTGTGCCGAAACATTGGCCATATGCTGCCCCTCATCGTCCATTTTGCTTCTCACTGAATCCAGCATTGTGAAGAGTGTTACCAATCTCGTGCCCGTCGCCCGCTATCTTCACAAATTCGATGTGCGGGAGAAAGATGTCAACGAAATTGGCGCCAGCATAGCAACAATTGTGGACCAACTGGAGTACATCAACAGCCGGGAACACTGGGCACGCACCAAGACGGGTGTTATACTAAAGTATCGCTACATCTGCGTGTGCACCGGAGGAGCACCAAAGTTATTCAATTCCGGCCATGCCGAGTCACGCATCATTGGCATCCGCGATACGGATTCCGTGTTGGAACTCCAAAAGAGACTGCTCACAGCCAAGGATGTCTTGATTCTGGGCAATGGCGGCATCGCCAGTGAGCTGGCCTACGAGCTGAAGGATGTTAATGTGCACTGGGTGGTGAAAGATTCGCATATATCCGCCACTTTTGTGGATCCGGGAGCTGCGGAGTTCTTCCAGCTGGCCAGGAGTGAGCTGGAGGAGCCAACAATTACGGAAACTGCCATTAAACGGATGCGCTATGGTGAACTCACGCCCCCAGACAATAAGGAGAGTAAGCAAGGAGCCGCTTTGGGTCCGGACTGGCACAGCAATTACGATTTGAGTGGCGGTTCAAAAGATGCAGGCAAAGTACTGCCGAAAATGTACTACAAATCGAATATAGCGGATTACCATATGCTCCCAGAGGAAGGAAGACTTAGTATTCAGTTGAGCCACGACGATGGTAGCACGGAGAAGCTGACTTGTGATTTTATTGTGTCTGCAACTGGTGTCCAGCCACGGCATGAGTTTGCAACGGATTTCCCGCCAAAATTAGCAGACGATGGCGGGCTTTCTGTGGATGAAATGATGAGGACCAATTTGCCAGATGTCTATGCGGCGGGCGATGTCTGTTCTGCAGCGTGGGAGCCTGCTCCCCACTGGTTCCAAATGCGCCTGTGGACACAGGCCAGGCAAATGGGTTCTATGGCTGGACGCAGTATGTCCGCCGCTTTCGAGGGAGAGATTATCTATCAGGACTTTTGTTTTGAGCTCTTCGGACATGTGACGCAGCTGTTTGGCTACCCTATAGTGCTTCTTGGCCGCTTCAATGGCCAGGGTCTGGGCCGTGACTATGAACTACTGGTTCGCTGTACCCGCAACAAGGAATACATCAAGTTTGTGCTGCAAAATGGAAGACTGCGCGGGGCCATATTGATTGGGGACACCGATCTGGCAGAGACCTGCGAGAATCTTATATTAAATGGTATCGATCTGGAGCCGTATGGCGATGATATACTTAATCCTGATATTGACATTGAAGACTATTTTGATTAA
- the LOC108162005 gene encoding transcription initiation factor TFIID subunit 13 — protein MTSNNMPEENFEGGDFNFDDDADDEQLVATNSGRKRLFSKELRCMMFGFGDDKNPYTETVDLLEDLVIEYIAETTHRAMEIGRTGRVQVEDIIFLVRKDQRKYARVKDLLTMNEELKKARKAFDEIKYVGNEGKLK, from the exons ATGACCTCAAACAACATGCCTGAAGAGAATTTCGAGGGCGGAGAC TTCAACTTTGACGACGATGCCGATGATGAGCAATTGGTGGCCACAAATTCGGGAAGGAAGCGCCTTTTTAGCAAA GAGTTGCGCTGCATGATGTTTGGCTTTGGCGATGATAAAAATCCCTATACGGAGACAGTGGATTTGCTCGAAGATCTGGTCATAGAATATATAGCAGAGACGACACATCGTGCCATGGAAATTGGGCGGACAGGTCGCGTCCAAGTAGAGGATATCATCTTTCTGGTGCGCAAGGATCAACGCAAATACGCAAGGGTCAAGGACTTGCTGACCATGAACGAGGAGCTGAAAAAGGCGCGAAAGGCCTTCGATGAGATCAAATACGTCGGGAACGAGGGAAAACTCAAATGA